A part of Candidatus Electrothrix aestuarii genomic DNA contains:
- a CDS encoding MarR family transcriptional regulator, producing MDSVDNIAAARKNLIETGGRTSQDLGLGRIVGQVLVYLYLQPKECSLDVLELDLGLSKASVSIAARQLEALGLIQRVWIKGERKKYYRSAENIASALQQGLLAMLRHKVQHFGDELEKSLQLLEIASVSTNKEELSFMQQRVHRAKKLQERLGTILGNPLVRLLAKMNSN from the coding sequence ATGGATTCAGTCGATAATATTGCAGCAGCACGAAAGAACCTTATTGAGACAGGAGGGCGTACCAGCCAGGATTTGGGCTTGGGCCGCATTGTCGGACAGGTGCTGGTGTATCTTTACCTCCAGCCCAAGGAATGCTCACTGGATGTCTTAGAACTAGACTTAGGCTTGAGCAAGGCATCTGTCAGTATTGCAGCTCGCCAGCTTGAGGCCTTAGGTCTGATCCAACGCGTTTGGATAAAAGGGGAACGGAAAAAATATTACCGGAGTGCAGAAAACATTGCCAGTGCCTTGCAGCAAGGTTTGTTGGCAATGCTCCGCCATAAGGTGCAGCATTTTGGCGATGAACTTGAAAAGAGTCTTCAGTTGCTGGAAATAGCTTCTGTATCGACCAATAAAGAAGAACTGAGCTTTATGCAACAGCGAGTACATCGGGCAAAAAAACTGCAGGAACGCCTAGGAACTATATTAGGTAATCCCCTCGTTCGCCTTTTGGCAAAGATGAATAGCAATTAA
- a CDS encoding Gfo/Idh/MocA family oxidoreductase translates to MKISVIGSGYWGKNLVRNFYALNALHSICDSNPDTLALFKKDYPDVELCLSFAEVINNPEVTGIAISTPAVTHAALAKEALLAGKDVYVEKPLCLSEKEGKELNAIAREKGRILMIGHLLWYHPLVLKLKELVDAGELGRIQYIYSNRLNLGKLRREENVLWSFAPHDISVILGLIGEIPTTVCAQGGNFLHQRIADTTVTLLDFPSGTRAHIFVSWLHPFKEQMLVVVGDKQMAVFNDTAPWEEKLQLYPHSVKWEGNIPVADRAEAVQVHVEQEEPLRAECAHFLDCIATRKQPRTDGEEGLRVLTVLNCCQESLEKGNASLIQVAGREAGFDIHETAQVDDNVQIGEGTKVWHFSHILSGSIIGESCSIGQNVVIGPDVRIGSGCKIQNNVSVYNGVELEDDVFCGPSMVFTNVFNPRSAVSRKKEFRKTLVRKGATIGANATIVCGVEIGESAFIGAGAVVTRDVPAFALMTGNPARQTGWMSRYGEKLGLPLQGEGEDICPHTGEKYVLKDGKVCIC, encoded by the coding sequence ATGAAAATTTCAGTTATTGGATCCGGCTATTGGGGGAAAAATCTGGTTCGTAATTTTTACGCCCTGAACGCCTTGCACAGTATTTGCGATAGCAATCCTGATACCTTGGCCCTTTTTAAGAAGGACTATCCTGATGTAGAACTCTGCCTGTCCTTTGCCGAGGTGATCAATAATCCTGAGGTGACCGGTATTGCCATCTCGACCCCGGCGGTGACCCATGCCGCTCTGGCAAAAGAGGCCTTGCTGGCGGGTAAAGATGTCTATGTGGAAAAACCGCTTTGCCTCTCGGAAAAAGAGGGCAAGGAGTTGAATGCAATCGCCAGGGAAAAGGGGCGGATTTTGATGATTGGGCATCTGCTCTGGTATCATCCCCTGGTTCTTAAATTGAAGGAACTGGTCGATGCTGGTGAGTTGGGGAGGATTCAGTATATCTACTCTAATCGGCTTAATCTCGGTAAGCTTCGGCGGGAAGAGAATGTCCTCTGGTCCTTTGCTCCCCATGATATCTCAGTCATTTTAGGTCTCATCGGAGAAATACCGACAACGGTTTGCGCCCAGGGAGGAAATTTCCTCCACCAGCGGATAGCTGATACCACGGTTACGCTCCTGGATTTTCCTTCAGGGACCCGTGCCCATATTTTTGTCTCCTGGCTCCATCCCTTTAAGGAGCAGATGCTGGTGGTGGTTGGTGATAAGCAGATGGCGGTCTTTAATGATACCGCTCCGTGGGAAGAAAAATTACAGCTTTACCCCCACTCCGTAAAATGGGAAGGCAATATCCCGGTGGCCGACCGGGCAGAGGCAGTGCAGGTGCATGTTGAGCAGGAGGAACCCCTGCGGGCAGAATGTGCCCATTTTCTTGATTGCATAGCGACACGCAAGCAACCAAGGACGGACGGCGAAGAGGGGCTCAGGGTGTTGACGGTGTTGAATTGCTGCCAGGAGTCCCTGGAAAAAGGTAATGCCTCTCTTATTCAGGTTGCTGGCCGAGAGGCTGGTTTCGATATTCATGAAACTGCTCAGGTTGACGATAATGTTCAGATCGGAGAGGGAACAAAGGTGTGGCATTTTTCCCATATACTCTCCGGGAGCATTATTGGTGAATCCTGTTCCATTGGGCAGAATGTCGTTATCGGGCCGGATGTACGGATTGGTTCAGGATGTAAGATCCAGAATAACGTTTCCGTCTATAATGGAGTGGAACTGGAGGACGATGTTTTTTGTGGTCCTTCTATGGTGTTCACCAATGTGTTCAATCCGCGCTCTGCTGTTTCCAGAAAAAAAGAATTCAGAAAAACCCTAGTCCGGAAAGGGGCAACCATCGGCGCCAATGCAACCATTGTTTGCGGAGTGGAAATTGGAGAATCGGCCTTTATCGGCGCTGGGGCAGTAGTCACCCGTGATGTCCCGGCTTTCGCCTTAATGACCGGCAATCCTGCCCGGCAAACCGGATGGATGAGCAGGTATGGGGAAAAATTGGGCCTTCCCTTGCAGGGAGAAGGGGAGGATATTTGTCCGCATACGGGTGAGAAGTACGTGCTGAAGGATGGTAAGGTCTGTATTTGTTAA
- the ileS gene encoding isoleucine--tRNA ligase, which yields MEYRDTLNLPKTKFNMKANLTQKEPQYLKHWDKEKLYQKLQEAAADKPLFILHDGPPYANGNIHLGTAFNKVLKDIILKSRRLAGFQAPYIPGWDCHGLPIEHNVDKELGKKKETIPVLSKRGACRKYAEKWIKTQKAQFRRLGVLGDWDNPYLTINFAYEAAIAREFNRFLLSDGVVRSKKPVYWCSTCRTALAEAEVEYYDHTSPSIYVKFPVAENLSEAVPELAGLENLKVLIWTTTPWTLPANTGVAFHPDFVYAAVAVKDEVWILAQELVEKCFEEFGISEYKILATFSAKGLEGKKCRHPFMDRDSLMVLADYVTTEAGTGCVHTAPGHGTDDYMTGLRYNLDVLSPLNDAGQYTEEAGKYAGRQVPTVNREINDDMAADGSLVKEGEINHSYPHCWRCKKPVIYRATKQWFISMKNNDLRDKALQAINEVKWTPAWGQQRIYGMVEGRPDWCVSRQRSWGVPLTVLTCADCGEILKNTEVCENIEAMFEQEGADAWFKHEAADFLPDEVQCSCGSTHFEKETDILDVWFDSGVSHAAVVEARDELRSPADLYLEGSDQHRGWFQSSLLASVGTRGQAPFKGVLTHGYVVDGKGKKMSKSIGNVIAPQEMIDKFGAEILRLWVASEDYRDDVKVSEEILRRVSDSYRKLRNTLRFLLSNLNDFDPATDSVGAEAYSEMDRWALARFADLVRRVERAYTEYEFHAIYHSLINFCGTTISSLYMDVLKDRLYCSAPNAPERRAAQTVIYRILDGLLRLMAPILSVTAAEAWEHMHGLDQKSPVEKSVFFADFPQVDDIAQDEELDKRWSKLLDLRSEITRVLEAARRDKTIGLSLDAEVLLQADEETTAFLNENLALLQELCIVSSLQIVTEAGDASFVAGEEMKDLQIAVQPAPGNKCERCWTISPSVGEDSEHPTLCSRCLAVVKELAS from the coding sequence ATGGAATACCGGGATACCCTGAATCTGCCCAAAACCAAATTCAACATGAAGGCGAATCTGACCCAGAAAGAGCCACAATACCTCAAGCACTGGGATAAAGAAAAACTCTATCAGAAGCTTCAGGAAGCAGCAGCGGACAAGCCCCTGTTTATTCTTCATGACGGCCCTCCCTATGCCAACGGCAATATTCATCTCGGTACAGCCTTTAACAAGGTACTCAAGGACATCATCCTCAAATCCAGGCGCTTGGCCGGTTTCCAGGCCCCGTATATTCCGGGCTGGGACTGCCACGGCCTGCCCATTGAGCATAATGTAGACAAAGAGCTGGGAAAGAAAAAAGAGACTATCCCGGTCTTGTCCAAGCGGGGAGCCTGCCGCAAATATGCCGAAAAATGGATCAAAACCCAGAAAGCGCAATTTCGCCGTCTTGGTGTCTTGGGCGACTGGGATAATCCTTATCTGACTATCAATTTCGCCTACGAGGCTGCTATTGCCCGCGAATTTAATCGTTTCCTGCTCTCTGATGGCGTGGTGCGCTCCAAAAAACCGGTCTACTGGTGCTCCACCTGCCGCACAGCCCTGGCTGAGGCCGAGGTTGAATATTACGATCATACCTCACCGTCCATTTATGTCAAATTTCCTGTGGCTGAGAACCTGAGTGAGGCAGTGCCGGAACTGGCAGGCCTGGAAAACCTCAAAGTCCTGATCTGGACCACTACCCCTTGGACCCTGCCCGCAAATACCGGTGTAGCTTTCCACCCTGATTTTGTCTATGCCGCTGTTGCGGTCAAGGATGAAGTCTGGATTCTGGCGCAGGAACTGGTAGAAAAATGCTTTGAGGAATTCGGAATCAGCGAATACAAAATCCTGGCTACTTTTTCTGCCAAAGGGCTGGAAGGCAAGAAATGCCGCCACCCCTTTATGGATCGTGATTCTCTGATGGTCCTGGCTGACTATGTTACCACCGAGGCTGGTACCGGCTGTGTGCATACCGCTCCCGGACATGGTACCGATGACTACATGACCGGCCTGCGCTATAACCTGGATGTGCTCTCTCCCCTGAATGATGCAGGCCAGTATACCGAAGAGGCAGGCAAATACGCCGGTCGCCAGGTTCCCACAGTCAACCGGGAAATCAACGATGACATGGCAGCCGATGGCTCCCTGGTCAAGGAAGGCGAAATCAATCACTCCTACCCCCATTGCTGGCGTTGTAAAAAACCGGTGATCTACCGGGCCACTAAGCAGTGGTTTATCTCCATGAAAAATAATGACCTGCGCGACAAGGCCCTCCAAGCCATCAACGAGGTCAAATGGACCCCGGCCTGGGGCCAGCAGCGTATCTACGGCATGGTGGAGGGCCGACCGGATTGGTGCGTCTCCCGCCAGCGTTCCTGGGGTGTGCCTCTGACCGTGCTGACCTGCGCGGATTGCGGCGAAATCCTCAAAAATACTGAGGTCTGTGAAAATATCGAGGCCATGTTTGAACAAGAAGGAGCCGATGCCTGGTTCAAGCATGAGGCAGCTGACTTTCTCCCGGATGAGGTACAATGCTCCTGCGGCTCCACCCATTTTGAGAAGGAGACCGATATCCTGGATGTCTGGTTTGATTCCGGGGTCAGCCATGCTGCGGTTGTGGAGGCTCGGGACGAGTTACGCTCTCCGGCGGATCTCTACCTGGAAGGCAGTGACCAGCATCGCGGCTGGTTCCAGTCTTCGTTGTTGGCCTCTGTGGGAACCCGTGGTCAGGCCCCCTTCAAGGGCGTACTCACCCACGGTTACGTCGTGGATGGCAAGGGCAAGAAGATGTCCAAGTCCATCGGCAACGTCATTGCACCCCAGGAGATGATAGATAAATTCGGAGCAGAGATCCTCCGCCTCTGGGTGGCCAGTGAGGATTACCGGGATGATGTGAAGGTCTCCGAGGAGATCCTCCGCCGGGTATCAGACTCCTATCGTAAACTGCGTAATACTCTGCGCTTCCTCCTTTCCAACCTCAATGATTTTGATCCGGCAACAGACAGCGTTGGCGCAGAAGCATACAGCGAGATGGATCGCTGGGCTCTGGCCCGATTTGCCGACTTGGTTCGGCGAGTAGAGCGCGCCTATACCGAGTATGAATTTCATGCTATCTACCATAGCCTGATCAACTTCTGCGGCACCACCATCTCCAGCCTGTACATGGATGTACTCAAAGATCGGCTCTATTGTTCTGCGCCCAATGCACCGGAGCGTCGGGCAGCCCAGACCGTGATCTACCGCATTCTTGACGGCCTGCTCCGCCTGATGGCTCCGATCCTCAGCGTAACCGCAGCCGAGGCTTGGGAACATATGCACGGACTTGACCAGAAATCACCTGTCGAGAAATCAGTCTTTTTTGCTGATTTCCCTCAAGTGGATGATATTGCCCAGGATGAGGAGCTGGACAAACGCTGGAGCAAATTGCTTGACCTGCGTAGCGAGATCACTAGGGTGCTGGAAGCAGCCCGTCGAGATAAGACCATCGGCCTGTCCCTGGATGCGGAAGTACTCCTGCAGGCAGATGAAGAGACCACGGCCTTTCTGAACGAGAATCTGGCGCTATTACAAGAACTCTGCATTGTTTCCAGCCTGCAAATTGTGACAGAGGCGGGCGATGCCAGCTTTGTTGCTGGCGAGGAAATGAAGGATCTGCAAATTGCTGTTCAGCCTGCGCCGGGCAATAAATGCGAACGCTGCTGGACCATCTCTCCCTCAGTCGGCGAGGACAGCGAGCATCCGACTCTGTGCAGTCGCTGTCTTGCGGTGGTCAAGGAGCTGGCGAGCTGA
- the lspA gene encoding signal peptidase II: MQSLSCGGQGAGELIMIRFFIIMVLVVVSDQLSKLWILDNFLLYESREIIPGFFNLTFLRNTGAAFGLLSGMPLLWRQIFFITIAAAALVALVIMQRKMGKENSWYTICFALIGGGAVGNVIDRVLYGSVVDFLDVYVKGYHWPAFNVADSGITVGVTIFLLLQIFEKEEKQAITEK; the protein is encoded by the coding sequence GTGCAGTCGCTGTCTTGCGGTGGTCAAGGAGCTGGCGAGCTGATTATGATCCGTTTTTTCATCATCATGGTGCTGGTCGTGGTTAGCGACCAGCTGAGTAAACTCTGGATTCTGGATAACTTCTTACTCTATGAATCCAGAGAGATTATTCCTGGTTTTTTCAACCTTACCTTTCTCCGCAATACAGGGGCCGCCTTTGGCTTGCTCTCTGGAATGCCGCTGCTTTGGCGGCAGATCTTTTTCATCACCATTGCGGCGGCGGCCTTGGTCGCGCTTGTGATCATGCAGCGTAAGATGGGGAAAGAGAACTCCTGGTATACCATCTGCTTCGCCCTCATCGGGGGCGGAGCGGTCGGTAATGTGATTGATCGGGTCCTGTATGGCTCTGTGGTGGACTTCCTGGATGTCTATGTCAAGGGCTACCACTGGCCTGCCTTTAATGTGGCGGATTCCGGGATCACGGTCGGGGTGACGATCTTCTTGCTGTTGCAGATTTTTGAGAAGGAGGAAAAGCAAGCAATTACTGAGAAATAA
- a CDS encoding type II toxin-antitoxin system RelE/ParE family toxin — translation MIKSFNCKKTQRLFNDLDVKKFRSISKAARIKLELLHAAVSLNSLRIPPGNRLERLAGDRKGEYSIRINDQWRICFVWKEENAFDVEIVDYH, via the coding sequence ATGATCAAATCATTCAACTGCAAAAAGACACAAAGGCTTTTCAACGACTTGGATGTAAAAAAGTTCAGAAGTATTTCCAAGGCGGCGAGAATTAAGCTCGAACTCCTTCATGCTGCGGTTTCTTTAAACTCGTTACGCATTCCTCCGGGAAACAGGCTTGAGCGGTTAGCAGGTGACCGGAAAGGAGAATACAGCATCAGGATTAATGACCAATGGCGTATTTGCTTTGTTTGGAAGGAAGAAAACGCCTTTGATGTTGAAATTGTCGATTATCATTAA
- a CDS encoding HigA family addiction module antitoxin, protein MAKKLSPITPGDVLLEEFLKPLEISQNQLARDLNVPANRISQIIHGKREITADTALRLGRYFSIEPEFWLNLQLHYNMKIARHKAGDKIEQEVKVCFPQAGSHDLATA, encoded by the coding sequence ATGGCTAAAAAATTATCTCCAATCACTCCCGGCGATGTTTTATTGGAAGAATTTCTCAAGCCTCTGGAAATATCACAGAATCAGCTGGCAAGAGACCTTAACGTACCGGCAAATCGGATAAGCCAAATTATCCACGGAAAGCGGGAAATCACAGCAGATACAGCATTACGCCTTGGCAGATATTTTTCTATTGAGCCGGAGTTTTGGTTAAATTTACAGCTACATTATAATATGAAAATAGCCAGACACAAAGCGGGAGATAAAATCGAACAAGAAGTGAAGGTTTGTTTTCCGCAAGCTGGTTCGCATGATCTCGCAACAGCTTGA
- the htpX gene encoding protease HtpX, whose protein sequence is MKRIFLFLMTNFAVLMVLSISARILGIDRYLTSNGMNMSFLLGFSALIGFGGSIISLLMSKKMAKWSTGAQVIKQPSNQEERWLVDTIAKLASKAGLGMPEVAIYQGAPNAFATGPSRSNSLVAVSTGLMQSMNKRQVEAVLAHEISHVANGDMVTLTLIQGVVNTFVIFLSRVAAFAVDNFLRGEDDEDAGGFSIGYFITSIVFEMLFGILASIIVMYFSRFREFKADAGAAALMGDKRPMIEALQVLGNMTPGELPKEMAASGISGNTMKALFSSHPPLEKRIAALQNN, encoded by the coding sequence ATGAAACGGATTTTTCTGTTTTTGATGACTAACTTTGCCGTCCTGATGGTGCTGTCCATTAGCGCGCGCATCCTGGGCATAGATCGTTACCTGACCAGCAATGGCATGAACATGAGCTTCCTGCTCGGCTTTTCCGCCCTGATCGGTTTTGGCGGTTCGATCATTTCCCTGCTCATGTCAAAGAAAATGGCCAAGTGGAGCACCGGGGCCCAGGTCATTAAGCAACCGAGCAATCAGGAAGAACGCTGGCTGGTGGACACCATTGCCAAACTCGCGTCCAAAGCCGGGCTGGGCATGCCAGAAGTTGCCATCTATCAGGGTGCCCCCAATGCCTTTGCCACTGGCCCCAGCCGCTCCAACTCTCTGGTTGCTGTTTCCACTGGGCTTATGCAGAGCATGAATAAACGCCAAGTAGAAGCTGTGCTGGCCCACGAAATCAGCCATGTAGCCAACGGGGACATGGTCACCCTGACCCTGATCCAGGGTGTGGTCAACACCTTTGTTATCTTCCTTTCCCGAGTCGCGGCCTTTGCAGTGGATAATTTTCTGCGTGGAGAAGACGATGAGGACGCAGGCGGCTTTAGTATCGGCTACTTCATCACCAGCATCGTGTTTGAGATGCTCTTTGGCATCCTGGCAAGCATCATTGTTATGTATTTCTCTCGCTTCCGGGAGTTCAAGGCGGATGCAGGTGCTGCTGCCCTGATGGGTGACAAGCGCCCCATGATTGAGGCCCTGCAGGTCCTCGGCAACATGACTCCTGGTGAGTTACCCAAGGAGATGGCAGCCAGCGGCATTTCCGGTAACACCATGAAGGCCCTGTTCAGCAGCCACCCGCCCCTGGAGAAACGAATCGCTGCTTTGCAAAATAACTAA